The following coding sequences are from one Bacteroidota bacterium window:
- a CDS encoding CvpA family protein gives MSAGTLDLALAGLIALGVWRGVRAGALSQLVGTVGLVVALWLAAGAMGPVGDLVVASLGLSDRLAPVLGFGVTFAAVLSALTFAAFLVRRALALLKLGAVDKLAGAGFGGLRAALVLSVLLLVTSAVALPGGAPLLVGEETREQSVLYAPVQTLAPSAWDLFCALAPGLQDTLLDKFDDDD, from the coding sequence ATGTCCGCCGGCACCCTCGATCTGGCCCTCGCTGGACTGATCGCGCTCGGCGTGTGGCGCGGCGTGCGTGCCGGTGCGCTTAGCCAACTCGTCGGTACCGTCGGCCTCGTCGTCGCGCTGTGGCTCGCGGCGGGGGCGATGGGTCCGGTGGGCGACCTCGTCGTGGCGAGCCTCGGGCTGTCGGATCGGCTCGCGCCGGTGCTCGGGTTCGGGGTTACCTTCGCGGCGGTGCTCAGCGCGCTCACCTTCGCCGCCTTTCTCGTTCGCAGGGCGCTCGCGCTCCTCAAGCTCGGCGCGGTCGACAAACTGGCCGGGGCCGGGTTCGGCGGGCTGCGCGCCGCGCTCGTCCTGAGCGTGCTCCTCCTCGTCACGAGCGCCGTCGCCCTCCCCGGCGGCGCGCCGCTCCTCGTCGGCGAAGAGACGCGGGAGCAGTCGGTCCTCTACGCCCCCGTCCAGACCCTGGCCCCGAGCGCGTGGGACCTCTTCTGTGCCCTCGCCCCCGGCCTGCAAGACACCCTCCTCGACAAGTTCGACGATGATGACTGA